A genomic segment from Hippoglossus stenolepis isolate QCI-W04-F060 chromosome 3, HSTE1.2, whole genome shotgun sequence encodes:
- the LOC118105228 gene encoding FYVE, RhoGEF and PH domain-containing protein 5 isoform X3 yields MRIAAASLERDVGAARFLDKMNTDCTKPSVAPTTRFVCHANLKLPSPLMSAPRGPKPTIAPKPKLTPEINGNRGVCSNGSLLTSDGEADEEHETQNGLNGGITAEEQFNTTVLKSPLKDLQNVSRGLEDGEVTEEEKEMEEDVIQKMDEDWRLTDSALTEEPDSLETLWVSAELTADPKEVVEMIDADLTEDMDAEGCDAGEALADTDGLSVGDISVNSIDEEAGGSSAVIRDVKERQEKLQIKEVEAGDCTADDLTESLTDEPGFPINKNMKDTDTQQGFLTDGEEREEESVSDCGITCNILKLRCGRKMQEKGENLQNISFYDFIPEDQKHFCDTAKKHVALEEDSIQEPYYVSSNDIINREMMARNNKADGVPDSPQTPQKLSSVSAGNYEETAENGQIECVSFENYVTIINSDGYGCENGEKNKVRRTCQKWQSFKTEEHKAHTTEAFLNDLDYQPRFRLVSISVPTDTDTSLTSSLSVSQLLSPSDSDVFRDDDDLDGHIVPFLDDTTDTEQDIVDDHVYEEPGHSAGNGNIFALDRKATRMQIRSMSHHINNNVAEVGMQYVPSPYMSGFGQPALSSSPMLNSVRHNSYSKPHYLSLYPRSLSMEAQDMPLCAYRDKEEPHRQRGAICSSGSFSRCSPLSCSGLSTPTSVVDIPPPFELAYITKRPITKSSPSLFIEGDSSEKNRKKKSSIKRFLMLKFRRKTESKSVVDVSPCSSKSSAESSHHTPSRLLDLDRHSLSRSPQLNSHSTSRHQVSIEPTSNFLLYNESKRKSNAVAFLNRSVIRVESFEDRSRVPFIPLPLTKPRSISFPNTDTSDYENVPAISSDYENVQVSQRRTIPRGPFTDFFDRPASNRVLSSANDTDGYVDMSSLPGFKSRTQSPEEETESAYTEAYNVCSVAVSPQTGSVGDVRGETTGEEEQGRTSEEEDGGADSNYNRQADGRSRAFYVAKELVDTERLHVKALKLLQEDFREAVGAAVGDEGEPVVEEERLREILNELPDVYTLHRRILTELENRIRHWEESQRIADIFLSRKAEFLVFTTYIGHYDRSMNLLEDSCRTSPCFAAIVHQFEQQSPVGEKVSLKQQLLQVIVRVVQYRMLLTDYLNNLSPDSKEYEDTQAAVAIVSDIEDQVNDSLKHGENLLRLVNIEYSVHGQRDLLQPGRVFVKEGTLMKVSRKCQQPRHLFLMNDVLLYTYPQQDGKYRLKNTLPLTGLKVSKPIIENVQNALKIEGTDISITLSASSFIEREDWFYTLSRTVTEHTRGSAAFNSCSGEARDRLHLSLGEKAPTLVPVSQVMMCMNCTADFSLTLRRHHCHGCGRIVCRSCSRNRYPLKYMKDRMAKVCDHCYNELKKRGVDVSALTGKGSPRANRSSRPISAVFQNIHPPNIWRHRKGTLSFNQVTVSEEGSVSGTLQRSKKSKRNWKRLWFLLKDKVLYTYRAQEEKVASESLPLLGFTVKLPDRHEEETNVFQLYHKNTLYYTFKAEDNYTAQRWVNAMEEATVL; encoded by the exons ATGCGTATCGCAGCTGCTTCTTTGGAGCGAGATGTTGGAGCTGCTCGCTTCCTCGACAAGATGAACACAG ACTGCACCAAGCCTTCTGTTGCTCCGACGACAAGATTTGTTTGTCACGCCAACCTGAAGCTGCCCTCCCCTCTCATGTCTGCACCCAGGGGTCCCAAACCTACCATCGCCCCGAAACCTAAACTCACACCAGAGATTAATGGCAACCGAGGAGTATGCAGTAATGGCAGTTTACTAACTTCAGACGGTGAGGCTGATGAAGAGCACGAGACGCAGAATGGTCTAAACGGAGGGATTACAGCAGAGGAACAATTTAACACCACTGTCCTAAAATCACCACTAAAGGATTTGCAGAATGTGTCACGAGGGCTGGAGGACGGAGAggtgacagaggaagaaaaggaaatggaaGAAGATGTGATTCAGAAGATGGATGAGGACTGGAGATTAACGGACAGTGCGTTAACAGAGGAGCCGGACTCCCTGGAAACACTGTGGGTCAGTGCTGAACTCACGGCTGACCCTAAGGAGGTTGTGGAAATGATTGACGCAGACCTAACGGAGGACATGGACGCTGAAGGGTGTGATGCAGGTGAGGCGCTGGCTGACACAGATGGCCTCTCAGTGGGAGATATTTCCGTTAATAGCATTGATGAGGAGGCGGGAGGCTCTTCTGCTGTAATTCGAGACGTGAAGGAGAGGCAGGAAAAGCTCCAAATCAAGGAGGTTGAAGCAGGCGACTGCACAGCAGATGATTTAACTGAGTCCCTCACAGATGAACCTGGTTTCCccatcaacaaaaacatgaaggaCACTGATACACAACAAGGTTTCCTaacagatggagaggagagggaggaggaatcTGTTTCAGACTGTGGCATCACTTGCAACATCCTCAAGTTGCGGTGTGGCCGTAAAATGCAGGAAAAAGGCGAAAACCTACAGAACATTAGTTTTTATGACTTTATCCCTGAAGACCAGAAACACTTCTGTGATACAGCAAAGAAACATGTTGCCTTAGAGGAGGATTCAATCCAAGAGCCTTATTATGTTTCTTCAAATGACATTATTAACAGAGAGATGATGGCAAGAAATAACAAAGCCGATGGAGTGCCAGATAGTCCACAAACACCTCAGAAGCTTTCGTCTGTATCAGCTGGGAACTATGAGGAAACGGCGGAAAATGGACAAATCGAATGTGTATCTTTTGAGAATTACGTGACAATTATTAACAGTGATGGATACGGCTGTGAAAACGGTGAGAAGAACAAGGTGAGAAGAACATGTCAGAAATGGCAGTCTTTCAAAACTGAAGAGCACAAAGCTCATACAACAGAGGCCTTCTTGAACGATTTGGACTACCAGCCGAGGTTCAGGCTGGTGTCCATCTCAGTGCCAACGGACACTGACACCTCGCTGACCTCTTCTCTCTCCGTAAGCCAGCTACTTTCCCCGAGCGACTCAGACGTCTTTCGAGACGATGATGACTTGGACGGTCACATAGTCCCATTTCTGGACGACACTACTGATACGGAGCAGGACATCGTTGATGATCATGTTTACGAGGAGCCGGGGCACAGTGCAGGCAATGGAAATATTTTTGCATTGGATAGAAAGGCCACAAGGATGCAAATTCGCTCAATGTCACACCATATTAATAACAACGTGGCTGAGGTAGGAATGCAGTATGTTCCGAGCCCCTACATGAGTGGGTTCGGACAACCTGCTCTGAGCAGCAGCCCCATGTTAAACTCAGTGCGGCACAATAGCTATTCCAAACCCCACTATTTGTCCTTGTACCCCCGCTCCCTCTCCATGGAGGCACAAGACATGCCTCTGTGTGCTtacagagacaaagaagagcctcacagacagagaggagccaTTTGTTCTTCTGGAAGCTTCTCCAGATGCTCTCCACTGTCATGCAGTGGCCTGTCCACTCCAACATCTGTGGTAGATATTCCTCCGCCATTTGAACTGGCCTACATCACCAAGAGGCCCATCACAAAGAGTTCCCCCTCACTTTTCATTGAGGGAGACTCATCAGAGAAGAACAGGAAAAAGAAATCCTCCATTAAGCGTTTCCTGATGCTTAAGTTCAGGCGGAAAACTGAGAGCAAGTCTGTTGTGGATGTCAGCCCGTGTTCCTCCAAGTCCTCAGCAGAGTCCAGCCACCACACGCCCAGCAGACTGCTGGATTTAGATAGACACAGCTTAAGTAGGTCTCCGCAGCTCAACTCACACTCTACAAGTAGACATCAAGTTTCAATTGAGCCGACCTCCAACTTCTTGCTCTACAAcgaaagcaaaagaaaaagcaacGCTGTGGCATTCCTCAATCGCAGCGTCATCCGAGTGGAGTCCTTTGAGGACCGTTCCCGTGTGCCTTTCATACCTCTTCCCCTGACCAAGCCTCGCTCCATCTCCTTCCCCAACACAGATACCTCCGACTATGAGAATGTTCCTGCCATCAGCTCAGACTATGAGAACGTCCAGGTCTCACAGCGGAGGACTATTCCACGGGGACCTTTCACAGACTTCTTTGACCGTCCAGCCTCCAATCGAGTGCTGTCGTCTGCCAATGACACGGACGGTTATGTGGATATGAGCAGCCTCCCAGGGTTTAAGAGCAGAACTCAGTCacctgaagaggaaacagaaag TGCCTACACAGAAGCCTACAACGTGTGCTCGGTGGCCGTCAGTCCACAGACTGGTTCAGTGGGTGATGTCAGGGGAGAGACGACgggtgaggaggagcagggccGCACCTccgaggaggaagatggaggcgCAGACAGCAATTATAACAGACAG GCTGACGGACGATCCAGAGCCTTTTACGTAGCGAAAGAACTGGTGGATACAGAGAGATT GCACGTGAAAGCCCTCAAGCTTCTTCAGGAA GACTTTCGGGAAGCGGTGGGGGCGGCTGTCGGGGACGAGGGCGAACctgtggtggaggaagagagactACGAGAGATTCTCAACGAGCTTCCGGACGTTTACACCCTGCACCGCAGAATCCTCACCGAGCTGGAGAATCGAATCCGACACTG GGAGGAGAGCCAGAGGATCGCTGACATCTTCCTGTCCAGAAAAGCAGAGTTCTTGGTTTTTACCACCTACATCGGACACTACGACCGGAGTATGAACCTGTTGGAGGACAGCTGCCGGACTTCACCTTGCTTTGCTGCGATTGTTCACCAGTTTGAG CAGCAAAGTCCAGTTGGGGAAAAGGTTTCTCTCaaacagcagctcctgcaggtcATTGTGCGAGTTGTTCAGTATCGGATGCTCCTCACTG ATTACCTGAACAACCTCTCCCCTGATTCCAAGGAGTATGAAGACACCCAAG CGGCTGTGGCGATTGTGTCGGACATTGAGGATCAAGTAAACGACAGTTTAAAACATGGG GAGAACTTGTTGCGTCTGGTCAACATCGAGTACAGTGTTCACGGCCAGCGCGACCTGCTGCAGCCTGGCAGG gTCTTTGTGAAGGAGGGCACCCTGATGAAGGTCAGCAGGAAGTGTCAGCAGCCCAGGCATCTGTTTTTG ATGAACGACGTGCTGCTCTACACCTACCCTCAGCAGGATGGGAAATACAGGCTGAAGAACACGCTGCCTCTCACTGGGTTAAAG GTCAGTAAACCCATCATAGAGAATGTCCAAAATGCACTGAAGATTGAAGGAACAGACATCTCCATCACTTTGTCTGCAAG TTCTTTCATTGAAAGAGAGGACTGGTTTTACACTCTGAGCCGCACTGTCACCGAACACACCAGAGGATCTGCCGCCTTCAACAGCTGCTCAGGAGAA gccAGAGATCGTCTGCATCTGTCTCTCGGAGAGAAAGCTCCCACACTTGTTCCAGTCTCTCAAGTGATGATGTGTATGAACTGCACGGCAGATTTCAGCCTCACCCTTCGTAGACATCACTGTCACGGCTGTGGGAGA ATTGTCTGTCGAAGCTGCTCCAGGAACAGATATCCACTGAAATACATGAAGGACCGCATGGCTAAAGTGTGTGATCACTGCTACAATGAGCTAAAGAAGAGAG GTGTAGATGTGTCTGCACTGACAGGTAAAGGCAGCCCTCGTGCAAACCGCTCCAGTCGTCCTATCTCTGCTGTGTTCCAAAACATTCATCCACCAA
- the LOC118105228 gene encoding FYVE, RhoGEF and PH domain-containing protein 5 isoform X2: MRIAAASLERDVGAARFLDKMNTDCTKPSVAPTTRFVCHANLKLPSPLMSAPRGPKPTIAPKPKLTPEINGNRGVCSNGSLLTSDGEADEEHETQNGLNGGITAEEQFNTTVLKSPLKDLQNVSRGLEDGEVTEEEKEMEEDVIQKMDEDWRLTDSALTEEPDSLETLWVSAELTADPKEVVEMIDADLTEDMDAEGCDAGEALADTDGLSVGDISVNSIDEEAGGSSAVIRDVKERQEKLQIKEVEAGDCTADDLTESLTDEPGFPINKNMKDTDTQQGFLTDGEEREEESVSDCGITCNILKLRCGRKMQEKGENLQNISFYDFIPEDQKHFCDTAKKHVALEEDSIQEPYYVSSNDIINREMMARNNKADGVPDSPQTPQKLSSVSAGNYEETAENGQIECVSFENYVTIINSDGYGCENGEKNKVRRTCQKWQSFKTEEHKAHTTEAFLNDLDYQPRFRLVSISVPTDTDTSLTSSLSVSQLLSPSDSDVFRDDDDLDGHIVPFLDDTTDTEQDIVDDHVYEEPGHSAGNGNIFALDRKATRMQIRSMSHHINNNVAEVGMQYVPSPYMSGFGQPALSSSPMLNSVRHNSYSKPHYLSLYPRSLSMEAQDMPLCAYRDKEEPHRQRGAICSSGSFSRCSPLSCSGLSTPTSVVDIPPPFELAYITKRPITKSSPSLFIEGDSSEKNRKKKSSIKRFLMLKFRRKTESKSVVDVSPCSSKSSAESSHHTPSRLLDLDRHSLSRSPQLNSHSTSRHQVSIEPTSNFLLYNESKRKSNAVAFLNRSVIRVESFEDRSRVPFIPLPLTKPRSISFPNTDTSDYENVPAISSDYENVQVSQRRTIPRGPFTDFFDRPASNRVLSSANDTDGYVDMSSLPGFKSRTQSPEEETESAYTEAYNVCSVAVSPQTGSVGDVRGETTGEEEQGRTSEEEDGGADSNYNRQADGRSRAFYVAKELVDTERLHVKALKLLQEDFREAVGAAVGDEGEPVVEEERLREILNELPDVYTLHRRILTELENRIRHWEESQRIADIFLSRKAEFLVFTTYIGHYDRSMNLLEDSCRTSPCFAAIVHQFEQSPVGEKVSLKQQLLQVIVRVVQYRMLLTDYLNNLSPDSKEYEDTQAAVAIVSDIEDQVNDSLKHGENLLRLVNIEYSVHGQRDLLQPGRVFVKEGTLMKVSRKCQQPRHLFLMNDVLLYTYPQQDGKYRLKNTLPLTGLKVSKPIIENVQNALKIEGTDISITLSASSFIEREDWFYTLSRTVTEHTRGSAAFNSCSGEARDRLHLSLGEKAPTLVPVSQVMMCMNCTADFSLTLRRHHCHGCGRIVCRSCSRNRYPLKYMKDRMAKVCDHCYNELKKRGVDVSALTGKGSPRANRSSRPISAVFQNIHPPNIWRHRKGTLSFNQVTVSEEGSVSGTLQRSKKSKRNWKRLWFLLKDKVLYTYRAQEVRGNMHSPLTYSAFTHALKSGHFPETVCEKANVRVSPCENTAGKCLEIQFDVLMFLTCDNRKTGRKQISQD, from the exons ATGCGTATCGCAGCTGCTTCTTTGGAGCGAGATGTTGGAGCTGCTCGCTTCCTCGACAAGATGAACACAG ACTGCACCAAGCCTTCTGTTGCTCCGACGACAAGATTTGTTTGTCACGCCAACCTGAAGCTGCCCTCCCCTCTCATGTCTGCACCCAGGGGTCCCAAACCTACCATCGCCCCGAAACCTAAACTCACACCAGAGATTAATGGCAACCGAGGAGTATGCAGTAATGGCAGTTTACTAACTTCAGACGGTGAGGCTGATGAAGAGCACGAGACGCAGAATGGTCTAAACGGAGGGATTACAGCAGAGGAACAATTTAACACCACTGTCCTAAAATCACCACTAAAGGATTTGCAGAATGTGTCACGAGGGCTGGAGGACGGAGAggtgacagaggaagaaaaggaaatggaaGAAGATGTGATTCAGAAGATGGATGAGGACTGGAGATTAACGGACAGTGCGTTAACAGAGGAGCCGGACTCCCTGGAAACACTGTGGGTCAGTGCTGAACTCACGGCTGACCCTAAGGAGGTTGTGGAAATGATTGACGCAGACCTAACGGAGGACATGGACGCTGAAGGGTGTGATGCAGGTGAGGCGCTGGCTGACACAGATGGCCTCTCAGTGGGAGATATTTCCGTTAATAGCATTGATGAGGAGGCGGGAGGCTCTTCTGCTGTAATTCGAGACGTGAAGGAGAGGCAGGAAAAGCTCCAAATCAAGGAGGTTGAAGCAGGCGACTGCACAGCAGATGATTTAACTGAGTCCCTCACAGATGAACCTGGTTTCCccatcaacaaaaacatgaaggaCACTGATACACAACAAGGTTTCCTaacagatggagaggagagggaggaggaatcTGTTTCAGACTGTGGCATCACTTGCAACATCCTCAAGTTGCGGTGTGGCCGTAAAATGCAGGAAAAAGGCGAAAACCTACAGAACATTAGTTTTTATGACTTTATCCCTGAAGACCAGAAACACTTCTGTGATACAGCAAAGAAACATGTTGCCTTAGAGGAGGATTCAATCCAAGAGCCTTATTATGTTTCTTCAAATGACATTATTAACAGAGAGATGATGGCAAGAAATAACAAAGCCGATGGAGTGCCAGATAGTCCACAAACACCTCAGAAGCTTTCGTCTGTATCAGCTGGGAACTATGAGGAAACGGCGGAAAATGGACAAATCGAATGTGTATCTTTTGAGAATTACGTGACAATTATTAACAGTGATGGATACGGCTGTGAAAACGGTGAGAAGAACAAGGTGAGAAGAACATGTCAGAAATGGCAGTCTTTCAAAACTGAAGAGCACAAAGCTCATACAACAGAGGCCTTCTTGAACGATTTGGACTACCAGCCGAGGTTCAGGCTGGTGTCCATCTCAGTGCCAACGGACACTGACACCTCGCTGACCTCTTCTCTCTCCGTAAGCCAGCTACTTTCCCCGAGCGACTCAGACGTCTTTCGAGACGATGATGACTTGGACGGTCACATAGTCCCATTTCTGGACGACACTACTGATACGGAGCAGGACATCGTTGATGATCATGTTTACGAGGAGCCGGGGCACAGTGCAGGCAATGGAAATATTTTTGCATTGGATAGAAAGGCCACAAGGATGCAAATTCGCTCAATGTCACACCATATTAATAACAACGTGGCTGAGGTAGGAATGCAGTATGTTCCGAGCCCCTACATGAGTGGGTTCGGACAACCTGCTCTGAGCAGCAGCCCCATGTTAAACTCAGTGCGGCACAATAGCTATTCCAAACCCCACTATTTGTCCTTGTACCCCCGCTCCCTCTCCATGGAGGCACAAGACATGCCTCTGTGTGCTtacagagacaaagaagagcctcacagacagagaggagccaTTTGTTCTTCTGGAAGCTTCTCCAGATGCTCTCCACTGTCATGCAGTGGCCTGTCCACTCCAACATCTGTGGTAGATATTCCTCCGCCATTTGAACTGGCCTACATCACCAAGAGGCCCATCACAAAGAGTTCCCCCTCACTTTTCATTGAGGGAGACTCATCAGAGAAGAACAGGAAAAAGAAATCCTCCATTAAGCGTTTCCTGATGCTTAAGTTCAGGCGGAAAACTGAGAGCAAGTCTGTTGTGGATGTCAGCCCGTGTTCCTCCAAGTCCTCAGCAGAGTCCAGCCACCACACGCCCAGCAGACTGCTGGATTTAGATAGACACAGCTTAAGTAGGTCTCCGCAGCTCAACTCACACTCTACAAGTAGACATCAAGTTTCAATTGAGCCGACCTCCAACTTCTTGCTCTACAAcgaaagcaaaagaaaaagcaacGCTGTGGCATTCCTCAATCGCAGCGTCATCCGAGTGGAGTCCTTTGAGGACCGTTCCCGTGTGCCTTTCATACCTCTTCCCCTGACCAAGCCTCGCTCCATCTCCTTCCCCAACACAGATACCTCCGACTATGAGAATGTTCCTGCCATCAGCTCAGACTATGAGAACGTCCAGGTCTCACAGCGGAGGACTATTCCACGGGGACCTTTCACAGACTTCTTTGACCGTCCAGCCTCCAATCGAGTGCTGTCGTCTGCCAATGACACGGACGGTTATGTGGATATGAGCAGCCTCCCAGGGTTTAAGAGCAGAACTCAGTCacctgaagaggaaacagaaag TGCCTACACAGAAGCCTACAACGTGTGCTCGGTGGCCGTCAGTCCACAGACTGGTTCAGTGGGTGATGTCAGGGGAGAGACGACgggtgaggaggagcagggccGCACCTccgaggaggaagatggaggcgCAGACAGCAATTATAACAGACAG GCTGACGGACGATCCAGAGCCTTTTACGTAGCGAAAGAACTGGTGGATACAGAGAGATT GCACGTGAAAGCCCTCAAGCTTCTTCAGGAA GACTTTCGGGAAGCGGTGGGGGCGGCTGTCGGGGACGAGGGCGAACctgtggtggaggaagagagactACGAGAGATTCTCAACGAGCTTCCGGACGTTTACACCCTGCACCGCAGAATCCTCACCGAGCTGGAGAATCGAATCCGACACTG GGAGGAGAGCCAGAGGATCGCTGACATCTTCCTGTCCAGAAAAGCAGAGTTCTTGGTTTTTACCACCTACATCGGACACTACGACCGGAGTATGAACCTGTTGGAGGACAGCTGCCGGACTTCACCTTGCTTTGCTGCGATTGTTCACCAGTTTGAG CAAAGTCCAGTTGGGGAAAAGGTTTCTCTCaaacagcagctcctgcaggtcATTGTGCGAGTTGTTCAGTATCGGATGCTCCTCACTG ATTACCTGAACAACCTCTCCCCTGATTCCAAGGAGTATGAAGACACCCAAG CGGCTGTGGCGATTGTGTCGGACATTGAGGATCAAGTAAACGACAGTTTAAAACATGGG GAGAACTTGTTGCGTCTGGTCAACATCGAGTACAGTGTTCACGGCCAGCGCGACCTGCTGCAGCCTGGCAGG gTCTTTGTGAAGGAGGGCACCCTGATGAAGGTCAGCAGGAAGTGTCAGCAGCCCAGGCATCTGTTTTTG ATGAACGACGTGCTGCTCTACACCTACCCTCAGCAGGATGGGAAATACAGGCTGAAGAACACGCTGCCTCTCACTGGGTTAAAG GTCAGTAAACCCATCATAGAGAATGTCCAAAATGCACTGAAGATTGAAGGAACAGACATCTCCATCACTTTGTCTGCAAG TTCTTTCATTGAAAGAGAGGACTGGTTTTACACTCTGAGCCGCACTGTCACCGAACACACCAGAGGATCTGCCGCCTTCAACAGCTGCTCAGGAGAA gccAGAGATCGTCTGCATCTGTCTCTCGGAGAGAAAGCTCCCACACTTGTTCCAGTCTCTCAAGTGATGATGTGTATGAACTGCACGGCAGATTTCAGCCTCACCCTTCGTAGACATCACTGTCACGGCTGTGGGAGA ATTGTCTGTCGAAGCTGCTCCAGGAACAGATATCCACTGAAATACATGAAGGACCGCATGGCTAAAGTGTGTGATCACTGCTACAATGAGCTAAAGAAGAGAG GTGTAGATGTGTCTGCACTGACAGGTAAAGGCAGCCCTCGTGCAAACCGCTCCAGTCGTCCTATCTCTGCTGTGTTCCAAAACATTCATCCACCAA